The following coding sequences are from one Tissierella sp. window:
- a CDS encoding LDCC motif putative metal-binding protein, translating into MKNIIKSWLKKLEESNKESFGSKPLDCCTIGRDKKAAKPVNASSNKK; encoded by the coding sequence ATGAAGAACATAATTAAGTCATGGTTGAAAAAATTAGAGGAATCTAATAAAGAGAGCTTTGGCTCAAAACCATTGGATTGTTGCACTATTGGAAGAGATAAAAAAGCTGCAAAACCAGTAAATGCATCTTCTAATAAAAAATAA
- a CDS encoding heavy-metal-associated domain-containing protein, translating to MKKKVLIEGMSCGNCVRHVAEALNEIDGVSNVAVKLEEKYALMDVESNDLDEAIKFAVDEAGYEVVGIEAV from the coding sequence ATGAAAAAGAAAGTTTTAATAGAAGGTATGAGTTGTGGAAATTGTGTACGCCATGTAGCAGAGGCACTTAATGAAATTGATGGAGTATCCAATGTAGCTGTAAAACTTGAAGAAAAATATGCTCTTATGGATGTAGAAAGTAATGACTTAGATGAAGCCATCAAATTTGCAGTAGATGAAGCTGGCTATGAAGTAGTAGGAATAGAGGCAGTATAA
- a CDS encoding S8 family peptidase produces MKKIMNTKLCPILSAKIMSQSREEVPVILQFNSNALNLKENMSSLSSKIKSNLPLIDGFAGYMSTEAIYKIANSPEIEYISFDSEVYALLDIAAPTMEVHFPHDKGFQGEGITVAVIDTGVAPHDDLTRPNNRIIAFKDFINGKDIPYDDNGHGTHVSGIIAGNGFASKGKYIGVAPKANILGIKALDSNGGGSTSDIIAAISYIVETKDKYNTKIINISLGTPANNSCDKDPLCKAVDMAVKAGLIVIAAAGNSGPEEGTILSPGISRNVITVGAVDDKRTIDPSDDVIAPFSSRGPTIEGLMKPDIVAPGVNIKSLSNTKLDNYSSLSGTSMATPLVSGSVALLLNKYKDISPQETKNRITSSCIDLKQSQKNQGAGMLNLQKLFEDNINEIGNNKSTGKIGSLDNDIFENLLMILIIIFLLDSRF; encoded by the coding sequence TTGAAAAAAATAATGAATACCAAACTTTGTCCAATTCTAAGCGCAAAAATAATGTCTCAATCACGGGAAGAAGTTCCAGTGATATTACAATTTAATAGTAATGCTTTAAATCTTAAGGAGAATATGAGTAGTTTATCTTCCAAGATTAAATCCAATCTACCACTTATAGATGGATTTGCTGGATATATGTCCACTGAAGCAATATATAAAATAGCCAATAGTCCTGAAATAGAGTATATCAGCTTTGATTCAGAGGTATATGCATTGTTAGATATTGCAGCTCCTACTATGGAAGTACATTTCCCCCATGACAAGGGTTTTCAGGGTGAAGGTATTACAGTTGCTGTAATTGATACAGGTGTAGCTCCACATGATGATTTAACAAGACCGAATAATCGTATTATTGCTTTTAAAGACTTTATTAATGGCAAAGATATTCCATACGATGATAATGGTCACGGCACACATGTCTCTGGGATTATAGCGGGAAATGGCTTTGCTTCTAAGGGTAAGTATATTGGAGTAGCCCCTAAGGCTAATATATTGGGTATCAAGGCTTTAGATTCAAATGGAGGGGGTAGTACTTCAGATATAATTGCTGCAATTTCTTATATAGTAGAAACTAAGGACAAGTATAATACAAAAATAATTAATATTTCTTTAGGCACCCCTGCCAATAATTCCTGTGATAAGGATCCATTATGTAAAGCTGTGGACATGGCTGTTAAAGCAGGGCTAATAGTCATTGCTGCAGCAGGTAATAGTGGCCCTGAAGAAGGAACTATCCTATCTCCAGGCATTAGTAGAAATGTTATAACAGTTGGAGCCGTTGATGATAAGAGAACCATAGACCCATCTGATGATGTTATTGCACCTTTTTCTAGTCGTGGTCCCACTATCGAGGGGTTAATGAAGCCTGATATAGTAGCCCCGGGAGTAAATATAAAATCTCTATCAAATACAAAATTGGATAACTATTCTTCATTGAGTGGTACTTCCATGGCTACACCTTTGGTTTCTGGATCTGTTGCACTTCTTTTAAATAAGTACAAAGATATTTCACCACAAGAAACAAAAAATAGAATAACTTCTTCTTGTATAGATTTAAAACAATCCCAAAAAAATCAAGGAGCAGGAATGTTGAACTTGCAAAAACTATTTGAAGATAATATTAATGAAATAGGCAATAACAAATCTACGGGTAAAATAGGAAGCCTTGATAATGATATATTTGAAAACTTATTAATGATATTAATAATTATATTCTTACTGGACTCTAGATTTTAG
- a CDS encoding heavy metal translocating P-type ATPase: MVNKSLQIEGMTCASCANAVERATKKLEGVTEANVNLATERLSISYDEAALSVNDIQAAVEKAGYKAISETVNKTMAIEGMTCASCAKAVERATRKLDGVVEANVNLATEKLSISYEPSVLRTSDIKKAIEKAGYKAIEEETTVDTDKERKEHEIKALWKRFIISAIFTIPLLYISMGHMMGAPLPMFLDPMMNPVNFALAQLFLTIPVVVYGYKFYTVGIKTLLKGSPNMDSLIAIGTGAAVVYGIFATIKIISGEHGYAMDLYFESAGVIITLITLGKYLEALSKGKTSEAIKKLMGLAPKTAIIIRDEKEVEISIDEVEVGDIIVVKPGEKMPVDGQVVEGITSVDESMLTGESIPVEKHIGDNVIGASINKNGSIKYKATKVGKDTALAQIIKLVEDAQGSKAPIAKMADVISGYFVPIVIALAIISGLAWYFIGGESATFALTIFIAVLVIACPCALGLATPTAIMVGTGKGAENGVLIKSGAALETAHKVQTIVFDKTGTITEGKPKVTDVVPTNGITEVELLQLTASAEKGSEHPLGESIVKDAEEKGLEFKKVDTFNAIPGHGIEVTIEGKTILAGNRKLMKDRNISLENLETDSDRLAEEGKTPMYVAIDNNMAGIIAVADTVKENSKRAIERLHEMGIKVAMITGDNKRTAEAIAKQVGIDIVLAEVLPEDKANEVKKLQGEGKKVAMVGDGINDAPALAQADIGIAIGSGTDVAMESADIVLMRSDLMDVPTAIQLSKSTIKNIKQNLFWAFGYNTLGIPVAMGLLHIFGGPLLNPMIAGAAMSLSSVSVLTNALRLKKFKAVR; this comes from the coding sequence ATGGTAAATAAATCACTACAAATAGAAGGCATGACCTGTGCATCTTGTGCAAATGCCGTAGAAAGGGCCACTAAAAAACTAGAAGGTGTTACAGAAGCAAATGTAAATTTAGCAACTGAAAGGCTAAGTATTAGTTACGATGAAGCTGCTCTTTCAGTAAATGATATTCAGGCAGCTGTGGAAAAGGCAGGATATAAGGCAATTTCTGAAACAGTTAACAAAACTATGGCTATAGAGGGTATGACTTGTGCTTCCTGTGCTAAAGCAGTTGAAAGAGCTACAAGAAAGCTAGATGGTGTAGTAGAAGCAAATGTTAATTTAGCTACTGAAAAACTATCCATTAGTTATGAACCGTCAGTCCTTAGAACATCAGATATTAAGAAAGCAATAGAGAAGGCAGGATATAAGGCAATTGAAGAAGAAACTACAGTAGATACAGATAAAGAAAGGAAAGAGCATGAAATAAAGGCATTATGGAAGAGATTTATTATTTCTGCTATATTTACAATACCATTATTATATATTTCCATGGGACATATGATGGGCGCACCACTGCCAATGTTTTTAGATCCTATGATGAATCCAGTTAATTTTGCATTGGCTCAATTATTCCTAACTATTCCAGTTGTAGTTTATGGATATAAGTTTTACACTGTTGGTATAAAGACCTTGCTCAAGGGTAGTCCAAATATGGACTCACTTATTGCAATAGGTACAGGAGCAGCAGTTGTTTATGGAATATTTGCTACCATAAAGATTATTAGCGGGGAACATGGCTATGCAATGGATTTATATTTTGAGTCTGCCGGAGTAATTATTACATTGATAACTCTTGGTAAGTATTTAGAAGCACTTTCTAAAGGAAAAACTTCAGAGGCTATAAAGAAGTTAATGGGTCTTGCTCCAAAGACTGCAATAATTATCAGAGATGAAAAGGAAGTAGAGATTTCCATAGATGAAGTTGAGGTTGGAGATATTATAGTAGTTAAACCTGGTGAAAAGATGCCAGTAGATGGTCAAGTAGTAGAAGGTATAACTTCAGTTGATGAGTCCATGCTCACAGGAGAAAGTATACCTGTAGAAAAACATATTGGAGATAATGTAATTGGTGCTAGTATAAATAAAAATGGTTCGATAAAGTATAAGGCTACAAAAGTTGGCAAAGATACAGCACTAGCTCAAATCATAAAGCTAGTAGAGGATGCTCAAGGATCTAAAGCTCCCATAGCAAAGATGGCTGATGTAATATCGGGATATTTTGTTCCAATAGTTATTGCATTAGCAATAATTTCAGGATTGGCATGGTACTTCATAGGCGGAGAATCTGCTACCTTTGCCCTTACAATATTTATAGCAGTATTGGTCATAGCATGTCCTTGTGCATTAGGTTTAGCAACTCCTACAGCTATTATGGTTGGAACAGGTAAAGGTGCAGAAAATGGCGTTTTAATCAAAAGTGGAGCTGCTTTAGAAACTGCACATAAAGTTCAAACCATAGTATTTGATAAAACAGGTACAATCACAGAGGGAAAACCTAAGGTAACAGATGTAGTTCCAACAAATGGAATTACAGAAGTTGAATTGCTACAGCTTACTGCATCTGCAGAAAAGGGTTCAGAGCATCCACTTGGTGAATCAATAGTAAAAGATGCTGAAGAAAAAGGATTAGAGTTTAAGAAAGTAGATACATTTAATGCAATTCCTGGTCATGGTATCGAAGTTACAATAGAAGGCAAAACTATTCTAGCAGGTAATAGAAAGCTTATGAAGGACAGAAATATATCCTTAGAAAATCTTGAAACTGATTCTGATAGGTTAGCAGAAGAGGGCAAGACTCCTATGTATGTAGCTATAGATAATAATATGGCTGGAATTATTGCAGTAGCAGATACAGTTAAGGAAAACAGCAAGAGAGCTATAGAAAGATTACATGAAATGGGAATTAAGGTAGCTATGATAACTGGTGATAATAAGAGAACAGCAGAAGCCATAGCAAAGCAAGTAGGTATAGATATAGTTCTAGCAGAAGTATTACCTGAAGATAAGGCAAATGAAGTTAAGAAGCTTCAAGGAGAAGGTAAGAAGGTAGCCATGGTTGGAGATGGAATCAATGATGCTCCAGCATTAGCGCAAGCTGATATAGGTATAGCAATTGGTTCAGGTACAGATGTAGCAATGGAATCAGCAGATATAGTTCTAATGAGAAGTGATCTTATGGATGTACCAACTGCAATCCAGTTGAGTAAAAGCACCATAAAGAACATTAAGCAAAATTTATTCTGGGCATTTGGTTATAATACATTGGGAATTCCAGTAGCTATGGGACTTCTTCATATATTTGGAGGACCACTTCTAAACCCAATGATAGCAGGAGCAGCAATGAGCTTAAGCTCAGTATCAGTTTTGACAAATGCACTAAGATTAAAGAAATTTAAAGCAGTTAGATAG